The Anopheles moucheti chromosome 3, idAnoMoucSN_F20_07, whole genome shotgun sequence genome contains the following window.
TTATCACAACGAGATCGCGTGGCTGTGTTCGGTGTGTCTCGTACATTTGCGATGTGTGGCCCAAATCCGGATGATCATATTGCTGATAGCTCATTTATAGTACGTCGACTGTAATGGCCGACCGGAAGATGTGTAGGTGCTCATTGGTATGCTGCTTTGCGATTTCGTTGTGCCACGTATCGaaatagagagatagagagcgtTCTTTTAAAATCTCCTCCTTTTTCCCAAATTGCCGTCgtcatagtttttttttaatgttatttaagTTGCTTACATTATAGAAGGAAAGATACGTATATGCGTGAATGTATGGTATCGAATGTTTATGCCATTCATACGGCTATATCTATTTATAACAGTAATAGAATACGTTTAGAGCCGGATCCTCACGAGCAGCTAATCGAAAAGGGTACGCGAGTTTCgcgataaaaaaatcacacatcaTCTACCGTGCAACTCACTCATACAGGTGtacaaaacgaaagaaaaaagatcaATTTTAATAAAGCGTATCCTCCTGGATGCTGTTTCATGTAAAACTCATACAGGTTAACTCTTATTCCGATACCATTCATTTGTCACCCACTATCTCCATGAGTGAGAGTGTGCTGGAGCGAGACAGATGAATATGTCGCTTTCGTCGCTCATATTCATCTACTATCTAACACGGTGCACTGTGATAAGCCAAAGGTCGGTGTTGGTCATTCTTCCGCTAGCTTCGGTCCGGGTCGGTCTTTTGTTGTACAGCTGCGGTAGCTGGATAAGTGTTCTTGTTGAATGGAAAGGacttttttacttttcctttcattatCGAAGTGTATTGTTATAAAGTACGTTGCAATACAAAACATTATACCAAATTCAGTGATTTCCAACAATAAATGTTACAGTAATGCACCGAAAATGCTGTGCGCGTCGGTTTGTTTGTGAAGAACATTGCGTGCGTTGTTTCGTGCCGTGTAAGCGTGGAAGGTGATTAATTTTGTCAGGAAACGTGAGGGAGTGcaaataaaagtgaaaaaatgTGTAGTTTATTGTGTAAAAAGGTGCGCAAGCGCATTTTTGTGCGAAGAAAAGTTCACACGCAGGAGCGCGTGGTTTAGCGCCATTTTGCAGTTCCGAGCGTTCGGAAGATCATCGTTGGTGTGCAGTGGTGAGTGAAGTGAGTTCGCCGAGATGAATGAGTGAAACGGTATGCGTGAAAGATGAGAGAAAAGCTTAGTGAGATCTTTTTTGGTGAGATATAATCGCGCGGTTTTGTAGAGAGATGTGTTTTAGTGCGTGCTTTTCTGTTTAAGTTTCTGTTTGTTATTTCAATCGATAACGTAAGTTGTGTAGTGTAGAATGTGATAAGAAAGCTGCCAGACGAATTGTTTAAACAATCACAGGTAACCATTAACACAAGACTATCTatattcgtttatttttgttacttttctcCTGTTCGACTTGCCCAATTTGTGTACGCGGGCCAATTCTTTACATTCACGTACTATTTCATTATCATTTAAACACAATGCAACAATCGGTTTGAATCGCTGCTTCCGTATGTCTTCTATTACGCTAATTTAATACCTGTTCTTAAACTTATTTGCCTAACTCAGACTAACAGAATTGTTTCTGGCTTCATTGCGCTATATGTACACATTTCACATTGTTTCTTTGCCGTCCATTATCTGGCAGCTACAGTCCGAAAAGGAATTACCATTTTGTATTGACTTGCGGTTCATAGGCGGAGTGTTCCCTTACTTCAGATTCCATGTAGCTCGGTGCTAAGTGGCACGTGCCATCATTGGTTCCGAAATCGATCAATTTATCACAACGAGATCGCGTGGCTGTGTTCGGTGTGTCTCGTACATTTGCGATGTGTGGCCCAAATCCGGATGATCATATTGCTGATAGCTCATTTATAGTACGTCGACTGTAATGGCCGACCGGAAGATGTGTAGGTGCTCATTGGTATGCTGCTTTGCGATTTCGTTGTGCCACGTATCGaaatagagagatagagagcgtTCTTTTAAAATCTCCTCCTTTTTCCCAAATTGCCGTCgtcatagtttttttttaatgttatttaagTTGCTTACATTATAGAAGGAAAGATACGTATATGCGTGAATGTATGGTATCGAATGTTTATGCCATTCATACGGCTATATCTATTTATAACAGTAATAGAATACGTTTAGAGCCGGATCCTCACGAGCAGCTAATCGAAAAGGGTACGCGAGTTTCgcgataaaaaaatcacacatcaTCTACCGTGCAACTCACTCATACAGGTGtacaaaacgaaagaaaaaagatcaATTTTAATAAAGCGTATCCTCCTGGATGCTGTTTCATGTAAAACTCATACAGGTTAACTCTTATTCCGATACCATTCATTTGTCACCCACTATCTCCATGAGTGAGAGTGTGCTGGAGCGAGACAGATGAATATGTCGCTTTCGTCGCTCATATTCATCTACTATCTAACACGGTGCACTGTGATAAGCCAAAGGTCGGTGTTGGTCATTCTTCCGCTAGCTTCGGTCCGGGTCGGTCTTTTGTTGTACAGCTGCGGTAGCTGGATAAGTGTTCTTGTTGAATGGAAAGGacttttttacttttcctttcattatCGAAGTGTATTGTTATAAAGTACGTTGCAATACAAAACATTATACCAAATTCAGTGATTTCCAACAATAAATGTTACAGTAATGCACCGAAAATGCTGTGCGCGTCGGTTTGTTTGTGAAGAACATTGCGTGCGTTGTTTCGTGCCGTGTAAGCGTGGAAGGTGATTAATTTTGTCAGGAAACGTGAGGGAGTGcaaataaaagtgaaaaaatgTGTAGTTTATTGTGTAAAAAGGTGCGCAAGCGCATTTTTGTGCGAAGAAAAGTTCACACGCAGGAGCGCGTGGTTTAGCGCCATTTTGCAGTTCCGAGCGTTCGGAAGATCATCGTTGGTGTGCAGTGGTGAGTGAAGTGAGTTCGCCGAGATGAATGAGTGAAACGGTATGCGTGAAAGATGAGAGAAAAGCTTAGTGAGATCTTTTTTGGTGAGATATAATCGCGCGGTTTTGtagagaaatgtgttttagtGCGTGCTTTTCTGTTTAAGTTTCTGTTTGTTATTTCAATCGATAACGTAAGTTGTGTAGTGTAGAATGTGATAAGAAAGCTGCCAGACGAATTGTTTAAACAATCACAGGTAACCATTAACACAAGACTATCTatattcgtttatttttgttacttttctcCTGTTCGACTTGCCCAATTTGTGTACGCGGGCCAATTCTTTACATTCACGTACTATTTCATTATCATTTAAATACAATGCAACAATCGGTTTGAATCGCTGCTTCCGTATGTCTTCTATTACGCTAATTTAATACCTGTTCTTAAACTTATTTGCCTAACTCAGACTAACAGAATTGTTTCTGGCTTCATTGCGCTATATGTACACATTTCACATTGTTTCTTTGCCGTCCATTATCTGGCAGCTACAGTCCGAAAAGGAATTACCATTTTGTATTGACTTGCGGTTCATAGGCGGAGTGTTCCCTTACTTCAGGTTCCATGTCGCTCGGTGCTAAGTGGCACGTGCCATCATTGGTTCCGAAATCGATCAATTTATCACAACGAGATCGCGTGGCTGTGTTCGGTGTGTCTCGTGCATTTGCGATGTGTGACCCAAATCCGGATGATCACATTGCTGATCGCTTATTTATAGTACGTCGACTGTAATGGCCGACCGGAAGATGTGTAGGTGCTCATTGGTATGCTGCTTTGCGATTTCGTTGTGCCACCTCCGCCACCCCCAGATAGTCCGCCCAACCCACCGCCTCCTATCGTACCGCCGAGTGTACTTCCACCACCGTACAGCTGTTCGGCACCCGTCGGTGCGTAATCCACATCGTAGTAGATCCCCGACTGGAAGTAGACAGCGAGGAAATGGTTCGTGAGGAAGTCACGTCCGGGGAAGGATGCTAGAAGCACTTACCGTGACGCTAGCATTGCTGCGACTCTTTGGCCGTGGCACGTTAAAGTTGCGTCCCAGCAGATCAGCACGGTCCTCTTCCTCGCTGGAGCTGGAGTTTTCCAACGTTCGCATGCCATTTCTGTTCAGTCCAAGAGTTCTAAACGTGATTCAAAAGAAATCCGATTATCAAATATCAAGGTTGGTAAACATTCTTCGCATTAGAGCAATACCTTGGTAACGGCACGGGCGGCAAGGTTCCGGTGTGCATAGGCAAGGTTCCATGTAGCGAGAGGGTGTTCATGCTTCCGATCGTCTGCAAATTAGGGTAGCCAAACATAGCCGACGATGGACGTCCTGCAACGGGTTCAGCCTGGCAAGAGGGGAGCGAATGAGATGAGAATGAGATTAACTTCCTCGGTACGCAAGCCACCGTTCTGTAGCGTACATCGATGTAGCTTACCGCGTAATGATTCGCTTGAGCCATTACGTCCGCAATCTGCGCCCATCGCATGCGATCCTCTAGTGTCACCTGGTACGGTGCCTGTCCCATGACCGGTGTCTTCACCTGTCCGTTGCCGAGATATCCAAACACAGGGCTACCCATGGCATTTTTGTGCTCGCGCTGCCACTTCCGACTGCAATTGGAAATTGTGAATGGAATTAGTTCGAAAACATACAGATTCGCATTGAAATTCGTCTTACCTCCACATGACAAGGCAGATAAGCGTCAGCacaatgatgatgacggcGGCAACCGATGCACCGACAGCCACCCCGAGCACCTCGCCATCGATCTCACACTGAGTGCCGTAGTAGCTGCCGAGACACTTGCACACCTGTCGGTTATTGGCGTTATCGTAGCTACAGGTGCCACGATTCGTGCAGTACGATTCCGGACACGACAGACATTCGCGGCCGGCCCGTTGCGGTTGGTCCGCCCACGGATCTCGGAAGCCTACGTTACATTCGCATCGGAACGTGCCGAACAGGTTGGTGCAGTGTGCTTCCTCGTCGCAATCGTTCAATTCATCGGACGTACACTCATCGACATCCTGCACGCTGGAAACGGCTCCTGTAGGTGCCTCTACGTATAGCGCGGAGTTGCCAATGTTGTTGTTCCGTCGGTGGATGACTCCCAACAGATGCCGCTGTATGTCGGAACGGAGTGCCGGTCGAAGTGTTTCCGCGTTTTCGTCCAAGTTGACGGTGTAGTTGACAAACACGGCACTGGCAGGGGAACCGGACGCGGAAGATCCCGTCGATGGATTGACGGTGTAGATGCCGTTGATGCGTGCCTCCAAGAACTCGTCCGAGAACGGTGTCATAGACATTGCCGAATCCATCTAATGGAAGAAATTCACAAGGTATAGGCGTCATAAATAGGGGCATTCATTTCCATCACCATTACAGGGCAATGTCGCTACTTACCGCGCGAATGGCCTCATAGCTCAGCTGCTGGTACTTCTCACTGCTGCGGTCCGCCAACGCGACATCCCAATGGATGCGACGTTCGTAGATTTTGTCCACCCGCATCGACAGCATCAGTGAGACGATGCGTCGACATGGTTCACGATGCTTACGTCTAGCGTACCCCGGTCGACAATGACAGCTGGACACACCGTTCTCCGTTCGACAGCGCTCGTTCTGGGCCTGATCACACGTGGAGTCGTCGCCCACAATGCAGGTGTCGATACGTACCGGTGGCAATCCAAGTGCTCCCGGGTACTTTGGACGATTCTGGTGTACCGATGGGACGCGATGAAGTTGTCCAGAACCTCCGGAGGGTAATTTGTTTCCACCGAGTGGTCCTGCGTGTACCGGAGATTCAGTTTCCGGCACGGCATATCCGGTACCGACGATACCGGGTTGTAGAGCCGGAGGTGTTGGACCTAACTTGGGGGGTTTGGGTCGCTCCGTAGCAACCGGCGGGCTGTTGGTGCGTGTCGCTGTGGGTTGTATTTGGGTTTTTTGGCCGCGTTGTGTTTCCGTGCCGAACAGATCAATGTACGATCGTTTGCCATCGATCGAAACGAACCCATCCGTGCCAGTGCCCGTGAGAATGATACTGGCCTCGGGCCCTGCACCCGGATGGCCGGGTCGATTGTAGTAAGGGTTAATTTTGATCGTTTGCTGTGATCCCGAACCACCTGCACCACCCGGTCCTTGGATGGCGGACAGCGTGACATCGAAGATCTCACCGTAATTCGGAGGACGTGCCCCTCCAGGTCCGGGCCCGGCGGAACCAGGAGGCGGAGCCGTGTATATTTCTGGACGATTGGCAAACGGCGGCAAGTTCTGAGTGCGGATGGAATTGCTGTTGGGAgttccagcaccaccacccggTTTGAAGTCAGGATCATCCAGTACCAAACCTGGCCGGGGTTGAAATCGATAGTCTGGAGGCTTCGTTGCATCCGTTGATGCAGGCGATGCAGTGGGGGTAATTACGTCCGCAGGTTTGCTTTCCGCTAGAGCAGAGctcgtcgttgtcgttgttgttttcgttttcgagATCGTGGATGTGTCCGTCGTAGGCAGAAGGGTGGGTGTTGAGGAGATCGTTAAAGAATGATCACTCGCGTCACTGGTCGAGGGTTCTAGTGCATCTGCACTGGAAGTAATAATCACGCTAGTCGTTGTTGGCGATGGTTCTAGCACTCCACTCGTTGGGAGATACTCGATTGAATTGATCTCGTAGACACTTGGGACCACTTCCGGATCATAAGACTCTCCATTCGGACCATTCGCGGGCATCACACTGGCAGCACTCGTCGCAGACTCAATCGTGTATTGGACCTCCGTAGGTATCGTTTGTGTTGTGGGTCGTCGTTTTTGTGCCCCCTCCAGCGGCTGGTGATCGTTTTCCGCATCCGAATTGGAAGATGTTGTGGTGGCTGTGGTAACGTCTACCTCTGCATTCGCATCATTGGTTACTTGCGTCGTCGTGGGATAGTTCCCTCCCGCACCGGGAGTCTCGTAGGGCGGGTCTTCGATCACCTTTTCGGTAACGTTATCGATCGCatttccaccaccatcgtTGTTGGTAGGAATGGCAATCGGTCCCGCATTCGAAGGGCCACTTCCATCGTAGTTAGACGGATCCGGTCGATAATCCAGACTGGTTGGGTACGGTTTGTAAGGTGGAATCGGCCGTCGGTTAGGTGATATCGGTGGCCGTGGTTTGGGTCTCTGCCACGGAGGTCTGTTTTGTGAGACGAATCCAGGTCGGTAGGTTTGCTGCATCGACGGCACAATCTGCTCCGGTATTGGAACGCCAGTGAGGAAGGGACGCACGGGATGATCCGGTCGTGGACCTTGCGAAGGACCTGGTTGCTGTTGTCCTGGGTCCTGCTGTAGCAACGGGCGGGAAGAAGTCGGAGCACCCAGTTCACCCTCATACTCGTTCGGTAGTGGTTGTGCTTCCGATATGCGTGGAGGACCCCGGTTGTTGATGCGAGTAGCCGAATGACGTCGGGTGGGTTGAGGGTTCGCGTGTACGTTCACGTTTCCGTTCAGAAGCTTCACAATCCCGGTGATGATGTCCTGAATGTCTGGATTAGGGTTCTGACGGCTGCCGTGTGATGGTGTTGGGCTTTGCACCCTGAACGGTGGAGGACGCTGTTGTTGAGATGCTAACACCGCTCGTTGAACGTTGGATATGTTCATGGCAAGTTCCTTGGTGCGCTGGTAGGACTCGTCGAGCAAATCCTTACCATTGCGCCCGGATGGTCCAGTGGCTTCCAGAACGCTGTTACTGTTGCTATCAAAGGACACGGCAAGCAGACTTCTGTCTCCAGTGCTAGACCGAGGTGTAAGCTCGTTCATGATGGGTAGAGCCGATCGCTTAGATTTCCCCGCCAAGGTTGCGTCCGACAGAGGGGACCGGTTTGTGCAGTCTTGTGATGTACTACAGCTAGTAGTTTGCTTTGGAATGGTGCTTGCTGTTGCCACCGCAGTTAGGCAGAGGCAGATCAGCATGGCGGCTATCAGTCGGTAGCTGTGCATCTGTACAGCGATGGGAAATTCCCCGCAAGTGTGTCTATTTGCTGGCATTTCAATACAATGAGACGTTCAGGGCCGTGAACGTATCGTCTGTTCTTTCTTCTTGCGATATGTCTTGTAGCAAGACCTGTAATCAGGCTAGCTTTAGGTAGTCGTTCCTAGTGTCCTGTATTGTCTAATCTATTTTCGTTTGGTGGCTGGAAAATGTAGCACACCGTAATAACTGCTggatgatgctgttgctgtgttgAGCTCCTGCGCTCTTTCGACGCTCATCTTATCACGGGACTGTTCATTCGCCGGCGTGCAAGAACCTACGGGGTAAAAAGATAGGCAAAACAGTTCAAAACGTTAGCAAGCTTCATGTCTTCAAATTGTGCCACTTTAAGCCGATTCCCGCTATCTTGTATGCTTAATCCCAATTGCCCGCATTCCGTAAAACAAGTTTCGAAATTGGATAAAGTATATATGGGATAAGTATGGGATTATTTTTAATCTTTGCCCCCTCTGCTCAATACGGCTCCCTCCCGCCGATTCAGCGTAAGTTATTGCTGCATAAAACTAAAACCGGCTGATCATGCACAATCATCCTTCTAATGATTGCACAGGTAGCAGAGGGATCATATCTGGATCAGACGATCGGCAGCATGCGATTTGCggacacacgcgcgcacacgcgCTCGTGCAAATGTAAACATCTTGCCTGGCCTCACACTCGCACATCGTAAGCAAATCATGGAGTGACCCCAAAAAACTGACGCGCAAATGTGCTCCGTTTGGGTAGAAA
Protein-coding sequences here:
- the LOC128303130 gene encoding uncharacterized protein LOC128303130 yields the protein MPANRHTCGEFPIAVQMHSYRLIAAMLICLCLTAVATASTIPKQTTSCSTSQDCTNRSPLSDATLAGKSKRSALPIMNELTPRSSTGDRSLLAVSFDSNSNSVLEATGPSGRNGKDLLDESYQRTKELAMNISNVQRAVLASQQQRPPPFRVQSPTPSHGSRQNPNPDIQDIITGIVKLLNGNVNVHANPQPTRRHSATRINNRGPPRISEAQPLPNEYEGELGAPTSSRPLLQQDPGQQQPGPSQGPRPDHPVRPFLTGVPIPEQIVPSMQQTYRPGFVSQNRPPWQRPKPRPPISPNRRPIPPYKPYPTSLDYRPDPSNYDGSGPSNAGPIAIPTNNDGGGNAIDNVTEKVIEDPPYETPGAGGNYPTTTQVTNDANAEVDVTTATTTSSNSDAENDHQPLEGAQKRRPTTQTIPTEVQYTIESATSAASVMPANGPNGESYDPEVVPSVYEINSIEYLPTSGVLEPSPTTTSVIITSSADALEPSTSDASDHSLTISSTPTLLPTTDTSTISKTKTTTTTTSSALAESKPADVITPTASPASTDATKPPDYRFQPRPGLVLDDPDFKPGGGAGTPNSNSIRTQNLPPFANRPEIYTAPPPGSAGPGPGGARPPNYGEIFDVTLSAIQGPGGAGGSGSQQTIKINPYYNRPGHPGAGPEASIILTGTGTDGFVSIDGKRSYIDLFGTETQRGQKTQIQPTATRTNSPPVATERPKPPKLGPTPPALQPGIVGTGYAVPETESPVHAGPLGGNKLPSGGSGQLHRVPSVHQNRPKYPGALGLPPVRIDTCIVGDDSTCDQAQNERCRTENGVSSCHCRPGYARRKHREPCRRIVSLMLSMRVDKIYERRIHWDVALADRSSEKYQQLSYEAIRAMDSAMSMTPFSDEFLEARINGIYTVNPSTGSSASGSPASAVFVNYTVNLDENAETLRPALRSDIQRHLLGVIHRRNNNIGNSALYVEAPTGAVSSVQDVDECTSDELNDCDEEAHCTNLFGTFRCECNVGFRDPWADQPQRAGRECLSCPESYCTNRGTCSYDNANNRQVCKCLGSYYGTQCEIDGEVLGVAVGASVAAVIIIVLTLICLVMWSRKWQREHKNAMGSPVFGYLGNGQVKTPVMGQAPYQVTLEDRMRWAQIADVMAQANHYAVSYIDAEPVAGRPSSAMFGYPNLQTIGSMNTLSLHGTLPMHTGTLPPVPLPRTLGLNRNGMRTLENSSSSEEEDRADLLGRNFNVPRPKSRSNASVTSGIYYDVDYAPTGAEQLYGGGSTLGGTIGGGGLGGLSGGGGGGTTKSQSSIPMSTYTSSGRPLQSTYYK